A part of Rhopalosiphum maidis isolate BTI-1 chromosome 3, ASM367621v3, whole genome shotgun sequence genomic DNA contains:
- the LOC113560042 gene encoding SCAN domain-containing protein 3-like, whose product MNSRCQVDLIDMQAQPDDDYKFIMVYQDHLTKFVILRPLTHKRAEEVAYVLIDIFTTFGAPAILQSDNGREFANKVVIELCSMWEELKIVHGKPRHSQSQGSVERANQDIQNILATWLADNNSRKWSEGLKFVRFMKNRSFHHGTKRSPYEAMFGTRAKVGLKSTQIPTDLISTLKSEEDLEKALGCGINIENINEKHEKSDGSDKDSAKELFSDEDENDQIKLRIESISSNRSKSAENFKVQAKKMKNLSEERFFPGKEGENVKIKIPDVDRARCDLRCILGVILSVKDNLYEIGTNEGRLHQLYSQNQFTICKEVFIQADDVPPVHISREVARKSSNLGGQGYDRCTCIHCVRPTGVNVKDLVVYATQSVIIVVYVVINKVNK is encoded by the exons ATGAATTCTCGCTGTCAAGTGGATTTAATAGACATGCAAGCTCAGCCTGATGACGATTACAAGTTCATAATGGTCTATCAAGATCACCTTACGAAGTTCGTAATTCTTAGACCGTTAACTCATAAACGGGCTGAAGAAGTAGCCTACgtgttaattgatatttttacaacatttgGAGCCCCGGCAATTTTGCAGAGTGATAATGGAAGGGAATTCGCCAATAAAGTTGTTATTGAGTTGTGTAGTATGTGGGAAGAACTTAAGATTGTCCACGGAAAGCCTAGACACTCACAAAGTCAAGGGTCTGTTGAAAGGGCCAACCaagatattcaaaatattctcGCAACATGGTTAGCCGATAATAATTCCAGAAAGTGGAGCGAAGGTCTTAAATTTGTTCGATTTATGAAGAATCGGAGTTTTCACCATGGTACAAAACGTTCGCCATACGAAGCTATGTTCGGAACACGTGCTAAAGTTGGCCTAAAATCAACCCAAATTCCAACCGATTTAATTTCTACTTTAAAATCAGAGGAAGATTTAGAAAAAGCTCTAGGCTGTGGAATTAATATCGAAAACATAAACGAGAAACACGAAAAAAGTGATGGAAGTGATAAGGACAGTGCAAAAGAACTTTTTTCTGATGAAGATGAAAAcgatcaaataaaattgagaATAGAATCAATTTCTTCAAATCGATCGAAATCTgctgaaaattttaaagtacaagctaaaaaaatgaagaatttATCTGAAGAACGTTTTTTTCCAGGAAAAGAAggagaaaatgttaaaataaaaattcctgATGTGGATCGAGCAAGATGTGATCTTCGGTGTATTCTGGGAGTTATACTTTctg taaaagataatttatatgaaattggAACAAACGAGGGCAGACTACATCAACTCTACAGTCAGAACCAATTCACAATATGCAAAGAGGTGTTTATCCAGGCTGATGATGTACCACCAGTACACATTTCAAGAGAAGTGGCAAGAAAATCTTCCAATTTGGGTGGCCAAGGGTACGATAGGTGTACTTGCATACATTGTGTAAGACCAACCGGTGTAAATGTAAAAGATCTGGTCGTCTATGCAACTCAAAGTGTCATAATAGTGGTGTATgtggtaataaataaagtaaataaataa